A stretch of the Streptomyces venezuelae genome encodes the following:
- the nusA gene encoding transcription termination factor NusA produces the protein MDIDMSALRGLVREKEISFDLLVEAIESALLIAYHRTEGSYRRARVVLDRTNGHVVVWATEDPRDLEEGQEPKEFDDTPSDFGRIAATTAKQVILQRLRDAEDDLTFGEFAGREGDVITGVVQQGKDPKNVLVDIGKLEAILPVQEQVPGEEYTHGLRLRTYVVRVAKGVRGPSVTLSRTHPNLVKKLFALEVPEIADGSVEIAAIAREAGHRTKIAVRSTRSGLNPKGACIGPMGGRVRNVMAELHGEKIDIVDWSDDPAEMVANALSPARVSKVEIVDMAARSARVTVPDYQLSLAIGKEGQNARLAARLTGWRIDIRPDTEPAAGGPAE, from the coding sequence GTGGACATCGACATGAGTGCCCTGCGGGGTCTGGTCCGGGAGAAGGAGATCTCCTTCGACCTGCTCGTCGAGGCGATCGAGTCGGCCCTCCTCATTGCGTACCACCGCACCGAGGGCAGCTACCGGCGGGCCCGCGTGGTGCTGGACCGCACCAACGGTCACGTGGTCGTGTGGGCGACGGAAGACCCGAGGGATCTCGAGGAGGGCCAGGAGCCCAAGGAGTTCGACGACACCCCGTCGGACTTCGGCCGGATCGCGGCGACGACCGCCAAGCAGGTGATCCTGCAGCGTCTGCGCGACGCGGAGGACGACCTGACCTTCGGCGAGTTCGCCGGCCGTGAGGGCGATGTCATCACCGGCGTCGTCCAGCAGGGCAAGGACCCCAAGAACGTCCTGGTCGACATCGGCAAGCTGGAGGCCATCCTGCCCGTGCAGGAACAGGTCCCCGGCGAGGAGTACACCCACGGCCTGCGGCTGCGCACGTACGTCGTCCGGGTGGCGAAAGGCGTCCGCGGTCCGTCCGTGACCCTGTCGCGCACCCACCCGAACCTGGTGAAGAAGCTCTTCGCGCTGGAGGTCCCGGAGATCGCCGACGGCAGCGTCGAGATCGCCGCGATCGCCCGCGAGGCCGGCCACCGCACCAAGATCGCCGTGCGGTCCACCCGCTCCGGCCTGAACCCGAAGGGCGCCTGCATCGGCCCGATGGGCGGCCGGGTGCGCAACGTCATGGCCGAACTGCACGGCGAGAAGATCGACATCGTCGACTGGTCGGACGACCCGGCGGAGATGGTGGCGAACGCCCTGTCGCCCGCCCGGGTGAGCAAGGTGGAGATCGTCGACATGGCCGCGCGGTCCGCCCGGGTGACCGTGCCCGACTACCAGCTGTCGCTGGCCATCGGCAAGGAGGGCCAGAACGCCCGGCTCGCCGCCCGGCTCACCGGCTGGCGCATCGACATCCGCCCCGACACCGAGCCCGCGGCCGGCGGCCCGGCGGAATAA
- the infB gene encoding translation initiation factor IF-2 yields MAKVRVYELAKEFGVESKVVMAKLQELGEFVRSASSTIEAPVVRKLTDALQGPGGGAGKTAAKPGAPRKAAPAKPAAPSPAAAARPAAPKPGAPAPKPAAAEAPAVSAPVTPAAPGPRPGPKAPAPKPAPAAPAPVAAEFQAPPSAPAAPAARPAATPGPRPAAQRPAAPGQPGARPGGARPAGATPGGQAPRQGGAQAPRPGGARPAGPRPGNNPFTSGGSTGMARPQAPRPQGAPRPGAPGAGQGGPRPQGAGQGGPRPQGPGQGGPRPSPAGMPRPQGGAPRPGGAPGGNRPNPGMMPQRPAAGPRPGPGGGGGRGPGGPGGRPGGGGGAGRPGGGGFAGRPAGPGSRPAGGGGFGGPRPGGGGGFGGGPGGGGGGGRPGFGGRPGGPGGRGGTQGAFGRPGGPARRGRKSKRQRRQEYEAMQAPSVGGVMLPRGNGEAIRLSRGASLTDFAEKINANPASLVAVMMNLGEMVTATQSVSDETLQLLGDEMNYQVQIVSPEEEDRELLESFDIEFGEDEGGEEFLVARPPVVTVMGHVDHGKTRLLDAIRKTNVVAGEAGGITQHIGAYQVSTQVNDEDRKITFIDTPGHEAFTAMRARGAKSTDIAILVVAANDGVMPQTIEALNHAKAADVPIVVAVNKIDVEGADPVKVRGQLTEYGLVAEEYGGDTMFVDISAKQGLHIDSLLEAVVLTADASLDLRANPEQDAQGIAIESHLDRGRGAVSTVLVQRGTLRIGDTMVVGDAYGRVRAMLDDKGNNVEEAGPSTPVLVLGLTNVPGAGDNFLVVDEDRTARQIAEKRAARERNANFAKRVRRVSLEDLDKVLKAGQIQELNLIIKGDASGAVEALESSLLQLDVGEEVDIRVLHRGVGAVTESDIDLAMGSDAIVIGYNVRAAGRAAQMAEREGVDVRYYSVIYQAIEEIEAALKGLLKPEYEEVELGTAEIREVFRSSKLGNIAGVLVRSGEVKRNTKARLLRDGKVVAENLTISGLRRFKDDVTEIREGFEGGINLGNFNDIKIDDVIATYEMREKPRA; encoded by the coding sequence GTGGCTAAGGTCCGGGTATACGAACTCGCCAAGGAGTTCGGGGTGGAGAGCAAGGTCGTCATGGCCAAGCTCCAAGAACTCGGTGAATTCGTCCGTTCGGCGTCCTCGACGATCGAGGCGCCCGTTGTACGCAAGCTGACCGACGCATTGCAGGGACCCGGCGGAGGCGCCGGCAAGACCGCTGCAAAGCCCGGCGCGCCCCGCAAGGCTGCGCCCGCCAAGCCCGCTGCGCCGTCCCCGGCTGCCGCGGCACGTCCTGCTGCCCCGAAGCCCGGCGCCCCGGCCCCCAAGCCGGCCGCCGCAGAGGCTCCGGCTGTCAGCGCCCCGGTGACCCCGGCCGCTCCCGGCCCGCGTCCCGGTCCCAAGGCTCCGGCCCCGAAGCCCGCTCCGGCGGCTCCGGCCCCGGTCGCGGCCGAGTTCCAGGCCCCGCCGTCGGCTCCGGCCGCCCCGGCGGCCCGTCCCGCCGCGACCCCGGGCCCGCGCCCGGCGGCGCAGCGTCCGGCGGCCCCCGGCCAGCCCGGTGCCCGTCCCGGCGGCGCCCGTCCCGCGGGTGCGACCCCCGGTGGCCAGGCTCCCCGTCAGGGTGGCGCCCAGGCTCCGCGTCCGGGCGGTGCCCGTCCGGCCGGCCCGCGTCCCGGCAACAACCCCTTCACCTCCGGTGGCTCCACCGGCATGGCGCGCCCGCAGGCCCCCCGGCCGCAGGGTGCCCCGCGTCCCGGTGCCCCCGGCGCCGGCCAGGGTGGCCCGCGTCCGCAGGGCGCCGGCCAGGGTGGTCCCCGTCCGCAGGGTCCCGGCCAGGGCGGCCCCCGGCCTTCGCCGGCCGGTATGCCCCGTCCGCAGGGCGGCGCCCCGCGTCCGGGCGGTGCTCCCGGTGGTAACCGTCCGAACCCGGGCATGATGCCGCAGCGTCCCGCTGCCGGCCCGCGTCCGGGCCCCGGCGGCGGCGGCGGTCGCGGTCCCGGCGGCCCCGGCGGTCGTCCCGGTGGCGGCGGCGGTGCCGGTCGTCCCGGCGGCGGCGGCTTCGCCGGCCGTCCGGCCGGTCCGGGCTCGCGTCCGGCCGGTGGCGGCGGCTTCGGCGGCCCGCGTCCCGGTGGTGGCGGCGGCTTCGGCGGCGGCCCCGGCGGCGGTGGCGGCGGCGGTCGTCCCGGCTTCGGCGGTCGTCCCGGCGGCCCCGGTGGCCGTGGTGGCACGCAGGGTGCCTTCGGCCGCCCCGGCGGTCCGGCCCGTCGTGGCCGCAAGTCGAAGCGGCAGCGGCGCCAGGAGTACGAGGCCATGCAGGCCCCGTCCGTGGGCGGCGTGATGCTGCCTCGCGGCAACGGCGAAGCCATTCGCCTGTCGCGCGGTGCGTCCCTCACCGACTTCGCGGAGAAGATCAACGCCAACCCGGCGTCGCTCGTCGCGGTCATGATGAACCTCGGCGAGATGGTCACGGCCACGCAGTCCGTCTCCGACGAGACGCTGCAGCTCCTCGGCGACGAGATGAACTACCAGGTTCAGATCGTCAGCCCCGAGGAGGAGGACCGTGAGCTGCTCGAGTCCTTCGACATCGAGTTCGGCGAGGACGAGGGCGGCGAGGAGTTCCTCGTGGCGCGTCCGCCGGTCGTGACCGTCATGGGTCACGTCGACCACGGAAAGACCCGACTCCTCGACGCGATCCGCAAGACCAATGTGGTCGCGGGCGAGGCCGGCGGCATCACCCAGCACATCGGTGCCTACCAGGTCTCCACCCAGGTCAACGACGAAGACCGCAAGATCACCTTCATCGACACCCCGGGTCACGAGGCGTTCACCGCCATGCGTGCCCGTGGTGCCAAGTCCACCGACATCGCGATCCTGGTGGTCGCGGCCAACGACGGCGTCATGCCGCAGACGATCGAGGCGCTCAACCACGCCAAGGCTGCGGATGTCCCGATCGTCGTCGCGGTCAACAAGATCGACGTCGAGGGCGCGGACCCGGTCAAGGTGCGCGGTCAGCTGACCGAGTACGGCCTGGTGGCCGAGGAGTACGGCGGCGACACCATGTTCGTCGACATCTCCGCCAAGCAGGGTCTGCACATCGACTCCCTGCTGGAGGCCGTGGTTCTCACCGCCGACGCCTCGCTCGACCTGCGGGCCAACCCGGAGCAGGACGCGCAGGGTATCGCCATCGAGTCGCACCTCGACCGCGGTCGCGGTGCCGTCTCCACCGTCCTGGTCCAGCGCGGTACCCTCCGCATCGGTGACACGATGGTGGTCGGCGACGCGTACGGCCGAGTCCGCGCGATGCTCGACGACAAGGGCAACAACGTCGAGGAAGCGGGTCCGTCGACCCCCGTCCTGGTCCTGGGTCTCACCAACGTCCCCGGCGCCGGCGACAACTTCCTGGTCGTCGACGAGGACCGGACGGCCCGCCAGATCGCCGAGAAGCGGGCGGCGCGCGAGCGCAACGCCAACTTCGCCAAGCGCGTCCGCCGGGTGTCCCTCGAGGACCTCGACAAGGTGCTCAAGGCCGGTCAGATCCAGGAACTCAACCTCATCATCAAGGGCGACGCGTCCGGTGCGGTCGAGGCTCTCGAGTCCTCGCTGCTCCAGCTCGACGTCGGTGAAGAGGTCGACATCCGGGTCCTGCACCGCGGTGTGGGTGCGGTCACCGAGTCCGACATCGACCTGGCGATGGGCTCCGACGCCATCGTCATCGGCTACAACGTCCGTGCGGCCGGCCGTGCCGCGCAGATGGCGGAGCGCGAGGGCGTCGACGTCCGGTACTACTCGGTGATCTACCAGGCCATCGAGGAGATCGAGGCGGCTCTGAAGGGCCTCCTCAAGCCGGAGTACGAAGAGGTCGAGCTCGGCACGGCGGAGATCCGCGAGGTCTTCCGCTCGTCCAAGCTGGGCAACATCGCCGGTGTCCTGGTCCGGTCGGGCGAGGTCAAGCGCAACACCAAGGCGCGCCTGCTCCGCGACGGCAAGGTCGTCGCAGAGAACCTCACCATCTCCGGTCTGCGCCGCTTCAAGGACGACGTCACCGAGATCCGCGAAGGCTTCGAGGGCGGTATCAACCTCGGAAACTTCAACGACATCAAGATCGACGACGTCATCGCGACCTACGAGATGCGCGAGAAGCCGCGCGCCTAG
- a CDS encoding slipin family protein, producing the protein MVEELLAAGVAAATGAVVYFAAAARVVKQYERGVVFRFGRLRQGVRGPGFTTVVPVVDRLHKVNMQIVTLPVPAQEGITRDNVTVRVDAVVYFKVVDAASALIEVEDYRFAVSQMAQTSLRSIIGKSDLDDLLSNREKLNQGLELMIDSPAIGWGVQIDRVEIKDVSLPETMKRSMARQAEADRERRARVINADAELQASKKLAEAAGVMAEQPAALQLRLLQTVVAVAAEKNSTLVLPFPVELLRFLERAAQQPAAAEAGRGGAATTAEADAGDSREELPPPAVPAKPEDPASPAV; encoded by the coding sequence ATGGTCGAAGAACTGCTGGCGGCGGGAGTCGCCGCCGCTACCGGTGCCGTGGTCTACTTCGCCGCGGCGGCCCGGGTGGTGAAGCAGTACGAGCGAGGCGTGGTGTTCCGCTTCGGCCGGCTGCGGCAGGGTGTCCGCGGGCCGGGGTTCACGACGGTGGTGCCGGTGGTGGACCGGCTGCACAAGGTGAACATGCAGATCGTGACCCTGCCGGTGCCGGCTCAGGAGGGCATCACCCGGGACAACGTCACGGTGCGGGTGGACGCGGTGGTGTACTTCAAGGTGGTCGACGCGGCCAGCGCGCTCATCGAGGTGGAGGACTACCGCTTCGCGGTCTCCCAGATGGCGCAGACCTCACTGCGGTCGATCATCGGCAAGTCGGACCTGGACGATCTGCTGTCCAACCGGGAGAAGCTCAACCAGGGGCTGGAGCTGATGATCGACAGCCCGGCGATCGGGTGGGGCGTGCAGATCGACCGGGTGGAGATCAAGGACGTGTCCCTGCCGGAGACGATGAAGCGGTCGATGGCACGGCAGGCGGAGGCGGACCGGGAGCGGCGGGCGCGGGTGATCAACGCGGATGCGGAGCTCCAGGCTTCGAAGAAGCTGGCCGAGGCGGCCGGGGTGATGGCGGAGCAGCCGGCGGCCCTGCAGCTGAGGCTGTTGCAGACGGTGGTGGCGGTGGCCGCGGAGAAGAACTCGACGCTGGTCCTGCCGTTCCCGGTGGAGCTGCTGAGGTTCCTGGAGCGGGCGGCACAGCAGCCGGCGGCGGCGGAGGCGGGGCGGGGTGGCGCCGCCACGACCGCGGAGGCCGACGCCGGCGACTCGCGGGAGGAACTCCCGCCGCCCGCGGTCCCGGCGAAGCCGGAAGACCCGGCGAGCCCGGCCGTGTAG
- a CDS encoding DUF503 domain-containing protein, producing the protein MYVGTLSFDLLLGDVHSLKEKRSVVRPIVAELQRKFSVSAAEVGDQDLHRRARLGVALVSGDPGFVSDVLDRCERLVAARPEVELLSVRRRLHGDED; encoded by the coding sequence ATGTACGTGGGGACTCTGTCCTTCGACCTGCTCCTCGGCGACGTTCATTCGCTGAAGGAGAAACGCTCCGTCGTCCGGCCCATCGTCGCCGAGCTCCAGCGCAAGTTCTCTGTGAGCGCGGCCGAGGTGGGCGACCAGGACCTCCACCGCAGGGCCCGTCTGGGGGTCGCGCTGGTGTCCGGGGACCCGGGGTTCGTATCGGACGTACTCGACCGCTGTGAGCGGCTGGTCGCGGCACGTCCGGAGGTGGAACTGCTGTCGGTGCGACGGCGGCTCCACGGTGATGAAGACTGA
- a CDS encoding YlxR family protein: MSGRTHARACPERTCVGCRERAAKSDLLRIVAVGDECVPDHRGTLPGRGAYLHPAVVCLDQAVRRRAFPRALRVQGALETAALRTVIEATP; encoded by the coding sequence GTGTCTGGCCGGACGCATGCCCGCGCATGCCCTGAGCGCACCTGCGTGGGGTGCCGGGAGCGAGCGGCCAAGAGCGATCTGCTGCGGATCGTGGCGGTCGGAGACGAATGCGTCCCCGACCACCGCGGTACGCTGCCCGGCCGGGGTGCGTACCTGCACCCTGCCGTGGTCTGCCTCGACCAGGCGGTGCGCCGCCGGGCGTTCCCCCGGGCCCTCAGGGTCCAGGGGGCACTCGAAACCGCCGCTCTGCGGACGGTCATCGAGGCGACACCGTAA
- the rimP gene encoding ribosome maturation factor RimP encodes MSTPQSDRLRGLLEPLVAAKDLDLEDIEVSRAGKRRMLRIIVDSDSGVELDTCAELSREISDALDENDAMGEDEYVLEVSSPGADRPLTEHRHYVRATGRLVKFQLSPEAEQGAGELVARILGVDEDGLDLEVPGVKGRKATARRIAFTDIAKARVEIEFNRKDKNIQEEEEA; translated from the coding sequence ATGAGCACCCCCCAGAGCGACAGGCTGCGCGGACTGCTGGAGCCGCTGGTCGCCGCGAAGGACCTGGACCTGGAAGACATCGAGGTGTCCCGGGCGGGCAAGCGGCGGATGCTCCGGATCATCGTGGATTCCGATTCGGGCGTGGAGCTGGACACCTGTGCCGAGCTGAGCCGTGAGATCTCCGACGCCCTGGACGAGAACGACGCGATGGGCGAGGACGAGTACGTCCTCGAAGTCAGCTCCCCCGGCGCCGACCGCCCGCTCACCGAGCACCGGCACTACGTCCGGGCCACCGGCCGCCTCGTGAAGTTCCAGCTGTCCCCCGAAGCCGAGCAGGGTGCCGGCGAGCTCGTCGCCCGGATCCTCGGCGTCGACGAGGACGGGCTGGACCTGGAGGTCCCGGGCGTGAAGGGCCGCAAGGCGACCGCCCGCCGCATCGCTTTCACCGACATCGCCAAGGCGCGGGTCGAAATCGAGTTCAACCGCAAAGACAAGAACATTCAGGAAGAAGAGGAGGCGTAG
- a CDS encoding aminoglycoside phosphotransferase family protein: MVFEPPERLVRALGEQPDTAQHEDWLARLPGLAEEALARRGVQAQRVQAPGGRSSLVILVRFPDGTPAALKLAPPGARPDRELAALAHWGGFGAVRLLDTRHEDGALLLERLQPEVSLRSLPEAKALLEASGTIRRLWVAPPAGHGFESVAERTERQSAGLKAAPAELLALAGTALELRDELAAAAPEELLLHGNFRQGKVLAGERAPWLTVGPEPLVGERAYDLARLVRDRLEDQVASSAGPAGARRRVNRLADSLDVDRDRLRGWTLFRAVESGLRALAAGRRRDSELLLEFAAWL; this comes from the coding sequence ATGGTTTTTGAACCGCCGGAGCGGCTTGTACGGGCGCTCGGCGAGCAGCCGGACACAGCACAGCACGAGGACTGGCTGGCCCGGCTCCCCGGCCTCGCCGAGGAGGCACTGGCCCGGCGCGGGGTACAGGCCCAGCGGGTGCAGGCCCCGGGCGGGCGCAGCAGCCTGGTGATCCTGGTCCGGTTCCCCGACGGCACCCCGGCCGCACTGAAGCTGGCCCCGCCCGGCGCCCGCCCCGACCGGGAGCTGGCCGCGCTGGCGCACTGGGGCGGCTTCGGTGCCGTACGCCTGCTCGACACCCGCCACGAGGACGGGGCCCTGCTGCTGGAGCGCCTCCAGCCGGAGGTGTCGCTGCGCTCCCTGCCGGAGGCGAAGGCGCTGCTGGAGGCATCCGGCACGATCCGGCGGCTGTGGGTGGCCCCGCCGGCCGGACACGGGTTCGAGTCGGTGGCGGAGCGTACGGAACGCCAGTCCGCGGGGCTGAAGGCCGCGCCGGCGGAGCTGCTGGCGCTGGCCGGCACGGCGCTGGAGCTGCGGGACGAGCTGGCGGCGGCGGCCCCGGAGGAACTGCTGCTGCACGGGAACTTCCGGCAGGGCAAGGTGCTGGCGGGCGAGCGGGCGCCGTGGCTGACGGTCGGCCCGGAGCCGCTGGTGGGCGAGCGCGCCTATGACCTGGCGCGGCTGGTCCGGGACCGGCTGGAGGACCAGGTCGCCTCCTCGGCGGGCCCGGCGGGCGCCCGGCGCCGGGTGAACCGGCTGGCGGACTCCCTGGACGTGGACCGGGACCGGCTGCGCGGCTGGACGCTGTTCCGCGCGGTGGAGTCCGGGCTCCGGGCACTGGCGGCGGGGCGCCGCCGGGACTCGGAGCTGCTGCTGGAGTTCGCGGCCTGGCTGTAG
- a CDS encoding ferritin-like domain-containing protein, translating into MTPARTPSPSPSAPSAGTGHGPGAEGVLAATQAALAAEHAAAYGYGVIGARVAAARGAEAKEAYGRHLARRDALTRTVRTLGGAPQPAEAAYRLPFAVRTPADAVRLAAEIEDRVAGAYSDLVRAAQGPLRREAADALTAAAVRAARWRGGGVAFPGLTERAGQALPAQHS; encoded by the coding sequence ATGACGCCCGCGCGCACCCCCAGCCCCTCCCCGAGTGCCCCGAGCGCCGGCACCGGCCACGGACCCGGCGCCGAGGGGGTGCTGGCCGCCACCCAGGCCGCCCTCGCCGCCGAGCATGCCGCCGCGTACGGGTACGGGGTGATCGGCGCCCGGGTGGCCGCCGCCCGCGGCGCCGAGGCCAAGGAGGCGTACGGCAGGCACCTCGCCCGGCGCGATGCGCTCACCCGGACGGTCCGCACGCTGGGCGGTGCCCCGCAGCCTGCCGAGGCCGCGTACCGGCTGCCCTTTGCCGTGCGCACCCCCGCCGATGCCGTGCGGCTGGCCGCCGAGATCGAGGACCGGGTGGCGGGCGCGTACTCCGATCTGGTGCGTGCGGCGCAGGGCCCGCTGCGCCGGGAGGCGGCCGACGCCCTGACCGCGGCGGCGGTCCGCGCAGCGCGCTGGCGCGGCGGCGGCGTAGCCTTCCCTGGGCTGACGGAACGAGCGGGACAGGCGCTACCGGCCCAGCACAGCTGA